From Variovorax sp. J2L1-78, the proteins below share one genomic window:
- a CDS encoding GNAT family N-acetyltransferase, translated as MFSIRKATPADEEALWGILEPVIRAGETYDFPRDTDRASALHAWLAPVNECFVAHEGERVLGTYVLHANRNGGGAHVANCGYMTAADAQGRGVARALCAHSLDAARAAGFRAMQFNFVVASNHRAVALWHSMGFDTVGRVPEAFHHPVLGYTDALVMYRRL; from the coding sequence ATGTTCTCGATCCGCAAAGCCACGCCAGCCGATGAAGAGGCCCTGTGGGGCATCCTCGAGCCCGTCATCCGCGCCGGCGAGACCTACGACTTTCCACGCGACACCGACCGCGCTTCCGCGCTGCACGCCTGGCTGGCCCCCGTCAACGAGTGCTTCGTTGCGCACGAGGGCGAGCGCGTGCTGGGCACCTACGTGCTCCACGCCAACCGCAACGGCGGCGGCGCGCATGTCGCGAACTGCGGCTACATGACGGCCGCCGATGCGCAGGGCCGCGGCGTCGCGCGCGCGTTGTGCGCGCATTCGCTCGACGCGGCGCGCGCGGCCGGCTTTCGCGCCATGCAGTTCAATTTCGTGGTCGCCAGCAACCATCGCGCGGTCGCGCTCTGGCACAGCATGGGCTTCGACACCGTGGGCCGCGTCCCCGAGGCCTTTCATCACCCGGTGCTCGGGTACACCGACGCGCTGGTGATGTACCGGCGGCTGTGA
- a CDS encoding MarR family winged helix-turn-helix transcriptional regulator encodes MTLPPREPLEALLLYRLSRLVVVAGRMVTRLCEGRFGITRREWRLLVTLASLGELSSSQLAEHAQLDRARTSKAVGSLVAKALISRQTRAGDRRQVALALTERGRALYDELFPLVRAINAELGTALDAEEATRFDAALRRLQAQADRMLDTAVLPKADRGRRGAAPPVVSSLSNSSTEPRSHVLDPQSHASR; translated from the coding sequence ATGACCTTGCCACCCCGCGAACCGCTGGAGGCGTTGCTGCTGTACCGGCTCTCGCGCCTGGTCGTCGTCGCCGGCCGCATGGTCACGCGGCTGTGCGAAGGCCGCTTCGGCATCACGCGGCGCGAGTGGCGGCTGCTGGTCACGCTGGCGAGCCTGGGGGAACTGAGCTCGTCGCAGCTGGCCGAGCATGCGCAGCTCGACCGCGCCCGCACCTCGAAGGCCGTGGGCTCGCTGGTCGCCAAGGCCCTGATCTCGCGCCAGACCCGCGCCGGCGACCGCCGCCAGGTGGCGCTCGCGCTGACCGAGCGGGGCCGCGCACTGTACGACGAGCTGTTTCCGCTGGTGCGCGCGATCAACGCCGAACTGGGCACGGCGCTCGATGCGGAGGAGGCCACCCGCTTCGACGCGGCCCTGCGGCGCCTGCAGGCCCAGGCCGATCGCATGCTCGACACCGCGGTGCTGCCCAAGGCCGACCGCGGCCGGCGCGGTGCGGCGCCGCCCGTTGTATCGTCGTTGTCCAACTCGTCGACGGAGCCCCGCAGCCATGTTCTCGATCCGCAAAGCCACGCCAGCCGATGA
- a CDS encoding Bug family tripartite tricarboxylate transporter substrate binding protein, with product MTPFPSQPCRPLTRRIATLAAVAGVLAAALPGAHAQAQPQLDSPLRIVVGYAPGGATDRVARIVGDKLATRLGVPVVVDNKPGAGGRLAAQQVKATPANQNVLMLANPAVMVVAPLVFKDNNYDPERDFVPVSHVNDYDFALAVSPTLPVRELSHLLAWMRANPTQANVGVPATGSLPHFFALMVGEKAKVPTQVVGYRGSAPLLNDLLGGQVPVAVDTADVVLPQHDAGKLRILALSGAQRSAFAPKIPTFKEAGLDLSATGWNTFFAPASMPKDKVERLASAIHAVMQDPDTTRRFKDSLMTPVVSTQAQTVAMLKAYRAQWAPVVQKSGYQP from the coding sequence ATGACGCCCTTCCCTTCACAACCGTGCCGGCCGCTCACCCGCCGCATCGCCACCCTCGCCGCGGTGGCCGGTGTCCTCGCCGCCGCCCTGCCGGGCGCGCACGCACAGGCCCAGCCGCAGCTCGACAGCCCGCTGCGCATCGTGGTCGGCTACGCACCCGGCGGCGCCACCGACCGGGTCGCGCGCATCGTGGGCGACAAGCTCGCCACGCGCCTAGGCGTGCCGGTGGTGGTCGACAACAAGCCCGGTGCCGGTGGCCGGCTCGCGGCCCAGCAGGTCAAGGCCACGCCCGCCAACCAGAACGTGCTGATGCTGGCCAACCCGGCGGTGATGGTCGTCGCGCCGCTGGTCTTCAAGGACAACAACTACGACCCCGAGCGCGACTTCGTGCCGGTGTCGCACGTCAACGACTACGACTTCGCGCTGGCCGTGTCGCCCACGCTGCCGGTGCGCGAGCTGAGCCACCTGCTGGCCTGGATGCGCGCCAACCCGACGCAGGCCAACGTCGGCGTGCCGGCCACCGGCAGCCTGCCGCACTTCTTCGCGCTGATGGTCGGCGAGAAGGCGAAGGTGCCGACGCAGGTGGTGGGCTACCGCGGCTCGGCGCCGCTGCTGAACGACCTGCTCGGCGGGCAGGTGCCGGTGGCGGTCGACACGGCCGACGTGGTGCTGCCGCAGCACGATGCCGGCAAGCTGCGCATCCTCGCGCTGTCGGGCGCGCAGCGCTCGGCCTTCGCGCCGAAGATCCCGACCTTCAAGGAAGCCGGCCTCGACCTGTCGGCCACCGGCTGGAACACCTTCTTCGCGCCGGCCAGCATGCCCAAGGACAAGGTCGAGCGGCTGGCCAGCGCGATCCACGCGGTGATGCAGGACCCGGACACGACGCGCCGCTTCAAGGATTCGCTCATGACGCCGGTGGTCAGCACACAGGCGCAGACCGTGGCGATGCTGAAGGCCTACCGCGCGCAGTGGGCGCCGGTGGTGCAGAAGTCCGGCTACCAGCCTTGA
- a CDS encoding sulfatase family protein has protein sequence MTTPSKRPNIVFIVADDLGFADLGCYGGRDAVFGPVSPVLDGLAAKGLKLTQGYANSPVCSPTRFAMITGRYQYRLRGAAEEPIRSDSRGSTALGLPPAHPTLPSLLRDSGYRTALIGKWHLGYPPHFGPLRSGYEEFFGPLSGGVDYFTHCDSRGTHDLWLGDEETQAEGYLTDLLSQRAVDYVDRMAQQPADDAKPFFLSLHYTAPHWPWETRDDAAKAPAVKDNLFDLAGGNIHVYRRMIHHMDEGIGRLMAALEAHGLADNTLVVFTSDNGGERFSDNWPLVGGKMDLTEGGIRVPWIAHWPAVIAPGGESPQLCMTMDWSATMLDAAGVSADAAYPLDGVSLMPVLRDAGHRFDRPLHWRMNHRGQQAMRDGDWKYLRVDGNDYLFDLSADERERANLGKKEPERLARMRADWEAWNATMPPIPADATISLGYSVKDMPQR, from the coding sequence ATGACAACGCCATCGAAACGCCCCAACATCGTCTTCATCGTCGCCGACGACCTCGGCTTTGCCGACCTCGGCTGCTACGGCGGGCGTGACGCGGTCTTCGGGCCGGTCTCGCCGGTGCTCGACGGTCTGGCCGCCAAGGGGCTAAAGCTGACGCAGGGCTATGCGAACTCGCCCGTGTGCTCGCCGACGCGCTTCGCGATGATCACCGGCCGCTACCAGTACCGGCTGCGTGGCGCCGCCGAGGAACCCATCCGCAGCGACAGCCGCGGCAGCACCGCGCTGGGCCTGCCGCCGGCGCACCCCACGCTGCCTTCGCTGCTGCGCGACAGCGGCTACCGCACGGCGCTGATCGGCAAGTGGCACCTGGGCTACCCGCCGCACTTCGGGCCGCTGCGTTCGGGCTACGAAGAGTTCTTCGGGCCGCTGTCGGGCGGCGTCGACTACTTCACCCATTGCGATTCGCGCGGCACGCACGACCTGTGGCTCGGCGACGAGGAAACGCAGGCCGAGGGCTACCTCACCGACCTGCTCTCGCAGCGCGCCGTCGACTACGTCGACCGCATGGCGCAGCAGCCGGCCGACGATGCGAAGCCTTTCTTCCTGAGCCTGCACTACACCGCGCCGCACTGGCCGTGGGAGACGCGCGACGATGCGGCCAAGGCGCCGGCCGTGAAGGACAACCTGTTCGACCTGGCCGGCGGCAACATCCATGTGTACCGCCGCATGATCCATCACATGGACGAAGGCATCGGGCGCCTGATGGCGGCGCTCGAGGCGCATGGATTGGCCGACAACACGCTGGTCGTCTTCACCAGCGACAACGGCGGCGAACGCTTCTCCGACAACTGGCCGCTGGTGGGCGGCAAGATGGACCTGACCGAAGGCGGCATCCGCGTGCCGTGGATCGCGCACTGGCCCGCCGTGATCGCGCCCGGCGGCGAGAGCCCGCAGCTGTGCATGACGATGGACTGGTCGGCCACGATGCTCGACGCGGCGGGCGTGTCGGCCGATGCGGCCTACCCGCTCGACGGTGTGTCGCTGATGCCGGTGCTGCGCGATGCCGGCCACCGCTTCGACCGGCCGCTGCACTGGCGCATGAACCACCGCGGCCAGCAGGCGATGCGCGACGGCGACTGGAAGTACCTGCGCGTGGACGGCAACGACTACCTCTTCGACCTCTCCGCCGACGAGCGCGAGCGCGCCAACCTCGGCAAGAAAGAGCCCGAACGCCTGGCCCGCATGCGCGCCGACTGGGAGGCGTGGAACGCCACGATGCCGCCGATCCCGGCCGACGCGACGATCAGCCTGGGCTATTCGGTGAAGGACATGCCGCAGCGCTGA
- a CDS encoding AraC family transcriptional regulator, producing the protein MELKKNSAYQPARRRGASEYAVWPGWRVLMQDAGLATSPVLRRAQLPGDLFTRQSVRLDTAAFFRLWRAIDAEAAAVDPTLPAPLQIARVMSSDWFDPELFAALCSANMRGAVDRISTYVRLIAPMVIRMTGAADETTVSMDFVDRTEPPPTVFLAFKLVFFVQLARLATRSAIQPLRVSWPSPPSSGREASNYQAFFGVPVTDAPVACVVFTSADIERPFLTENHRMWSFFEPSLRQRLADLDRSAHMVDRVRSTLMEALPAGEVSMREISRKLAISTRTLQRRLQEEGTSFQQTLDTLRSSLAHHYLRHTEMSSAEISFLLGFEDANSFARAFHAWTGRTPQAVRTDTAPV; encoded by the coding sequence ATGGAATTAAAAAAAAACAGCGCGTACCAGCCGGCACGCCGGCGTGGCGCATCGGAGTACGCGGTCTGGCCCGGATGGCGGGTGTTGATGCAGGATGCCGGGCTCGCGACTTCACCCGTCTTGCGCCGGGCGCAGTTGCCGGGCGACCTGTTCACGCGCCAAAGCGTTCGTCTGGACACAGCGGCCTTTTTCCGGCTCTGGCGCGCCATCGACGCCGAGGCGGCCGCTGTCGATCCGACGCTGCCGGCGCCTCTGCAGATCGCGCGGGTGATGTCGTCCGATTGGTTCGACCCGGAGTTGTTCGCTGCGCTTTGCAGCGCAAACATGCGCGGCGCTGTGGATCGAATCTCCACCTATGTGAGGTTGATCGCGCCCATGGTCATCCGCATGACGGGCGCTGCAGACGAGACCACCGTTTCCATGGACTTCGTCGATCGCACCGAACCGCCGCCGACCGTCTTCCTGGCGTTCAAGCTGGTGTTCTTCGTCCAGCTGGCCCGATTGGCAACACGCAGCGCGATTCAGCCCTTGCGCGTGAGTTGGCCATCGCCGCCCAGTTCGGGCCGGGAGGCCTCGAACTACCAGGCCTTTTTCGGCGTTCCAGTGACCGACGCGCCCGTGGCGTGTGTGGTGTTTACGTCGGCAGACATCGAACGCCCGTTCCTGACCGAGAACCACAGGATGTGGTCGTTTTTCGAGCCCTCGTTGCGTCAGCGCCTGGCCGACCTCGATCGCAGCGCTCACATGGTCGACCGCGTTCGGAGCACGCTTATGGAGGCGCTTCCGGCCGGCGAAGTCTCCATGCGGGAGATCAGCCGAAAGTTGGCGATCAGCACCCGCACGCTGCAGCGTCGGCTGCAAGAGGAGGGGACATCGTTCCAGCAGACGCTGGACACGCTGCGCAGTTCGCTGGCACACCACTACCTGCGCCACACTGAAATGTCCAGCGCCGAAATATCGTTTCTTCTGGGATTCGAAGACGCGAATTCCTTTGCCCGGGCCTTTCATGCGTGGACCGGCAGGACGCCACAGGCGGTGCGTACCGACACAGCACCGGTGTGA
- a CDS encoding SDR family oxidoreductase has product MKKTVLITGASSGFGLLLASHLHHQGFHVIGTSREPEKHASKVPFTLLQLDIDDDSSVKSFADALTRHAPQLDVLVNNAGYMVTGLAEETPLDLGRQQFETNFWGTVKVTNAMLPIFRKQKKGKIITVSSIVGLIGPPNLSYYTASKHAVQGYFKSLRFELEPFNIDVSMVEPVWFKTNLGNHAVASKISRIADYDTYRRQADAVTQKGLDEAQSPETVVKTITRLIEDPAPRFSNPVGKLTGVILFLQSYMPKMFEKSIMKSVRSAA; this is encoded by the coding sequence ATGAAAAAGACAGTTCTGATCACCGGCGCATCGTCGGGCTTCGGCCTGCTGCTGGCCAGCCATCTGCACCACCAAGGCTTCCATGTCATCGGCACCAGCCGTGAGCCGGAAAAACACGCGAGCAAAGTCCCCTTCACATTGCTTCAGCTCGACATTGATGACGACAGCTCCGTCAAGTCATTCGCCGATGCGCTGACCCGGCATGCGCCCCAGCTGGACGTGCTGGTCAACAACGCAGGCTACATGGTGACAGGACTTGCGGAAGAAACGCCCCTGGACCTGGGGCGCCAGCAATTCGAAACCAACTTCTGGGGCACGGTAAAGGTCACGAACGCCATGCTGCCCATCTTCAGGAAGCAAAAGAAAGGGAAGATCATCACGGTCAGTTCGATCGTCGGTTTGATCGGCCCGCCCAATCTGTCGTATTACACCGCCTCGAAGCACGCGGTCCAGGGCTACTTCAAATCCTTGCGGTTCGAACTGGAGCCGTTCAACATCGACGTCAGCATGGTCGAGCCGGTCTGGTTCAAGACCAATCTCGGAAACCACGCGGTTGCCTCCAAGATTAGCCGTATCGCCGATTACGACACCTACCGCAGGCAAGCCGATGCGGTGACGCAAAAAGGGCTGGACGAGGCGCAGTCGCCCGAGACTGTCGTCAAGACGATCACCAGGTTGATCGAAGACCCGGCACCACGGTTCAGCAATCCGGTGGGAAAGTTGACCGGTGTGATCCTCTTCCTGCAGAGCTACATGCCGAAGATGTTTGAAAAATCCATCATGAAAAGCGTCAGATCAGCCGCCTGA
- a CDS encoding YciI family protein: MKYYLCKFIPPRADFLATLSADEQSWMKQHGHYLNELLGQGLVVAHGPVMDPAGSYGVSLFQLADDQDIHALTSADPIVQNGIGHYEHHPMLHLTTRL, from the coding sequence ATGAAATACTACCTCTGCAAATTCATTCCGCCGCGCGCAGATTTTCTGGCGACCCTGTCGGCCGACGAGCAATCATGGATGAAGCAGCACGGCCACTACTTGAACGAACTCCTCGGGCAGGGTCTGGTCGTCGCCCACGGGCCGGTGATGGACCCGGCCGGCAGCTATGGCGTGTCGCTGTTTCAGCTCGCTGACGACCAGGACATCCATGCCCTCACGTCGGCGGACCCCATCGTCCAGAACGGCATCGGCCACTACGAGCACCATCCGATGCTGCACCTGACGACGCGTCTTTAA
- a CDS encoding putative quinol monooxygenase has product MKTIAVAATIQVLEGDRGDYLQALQAHALRCKVTEPGTLEFRILVPKDDLKTVMLYEVYASDEAFQAHLQGASMTQMKRDAQGFKTALTGVVCEPLEI; this is encoded by the coding sequence ATGAAAACCATTGCCGTTGCTGCGACCATTCAAGTCCTCGAGGGCGACCGCGGCGACTATCTGCAGGCACTTCAAGCCCATGCGCTGCGTTGCAAGGTGACCGAACCTGGAACACTGGAATTCCGGATTCTGGTTCCCAAGGACGACTTGAAAACCGTGATGCTCTACGAGGTATATGCGAGCGACGAGGCGTTTCAGGCGCATCTGCAGGGAGCTTCGATGACCCAGATGAAGCGTGACGCCCAGGGATTCAAAACGGCCCTGACCGGCGTCGTGTGCGAGCCGCTTGAGATTTGA
- a CDS encoding GlxA family transcriptional regulator: MRVAILAFPRFQLLDVAGPADVFVEASRQLGRPSAYQVQLIGTRPGLLQSSSGLRLAADATVATHRGRIDTLLVAGSPKLDDMASDAPLQDWLRRQARSVRRYGSVCTGAFVLAATGLLEGKRVATHWNSAARLAAAYPGTCVEADAIYVQDGKLFTSAGVTAGMDLALAMVEADHGRDLALRVARELVMFLKRPGGQSQFSAHLAAQTSERSGVRDVQDYVLAHLRDDLSVPALAARAGMSERSFARIFRSEAGTTPAEFVEKARIDAARRMAEESDLPAKRLADAVGYANVDAFRRAFGRRLGVSLTQYRKRFAG, translated from the coding sequence ATGCGCGTCGCCATCCTCGCGTTTCCCCGTTTCCAGCTGCTCGACGTTGCCGGGCCGGCGGATGTCTTCGTCGAGGCATCGCGCCAGCTCGGCCGGCCCTCGGCCTACCAGGTGCAGCTGATCGGCACCCGGCCGGGCTTGCTCCAGAGCAGCAGCGGGTTGCGGCTGGCGGCCGACGCCACCGTGGCCACGCACCGCGGGCGCATCGACACCTTGCTGGTCGCGGGCAGCCCGAAGCTCGACGACATGGCGAGCGATGCGCCGCTGCAGGACTGGCTGCGCCGCCAGGCGCGCAGCGTGCGGCGCTACGGCTCGGTCTGCACCGGCGCCTTCGTGCTGGCGGCCACCGGGCTGCTGGAAGGCAAGCGCGTCGCGACCCACTGGAATTCCGCGGCACGGCTCGCGGCCGCTTACCCGGGCACCTGCGTGGAAGCGGACGCGATCTATGTGCAGGACGGCAAGCTCTTCACCTCCGCCGGCGTGACGGCCGGCATGGACCTGGCGCTCGCGATGGTCGAAGCCGACCATGGCCGCGACCTCGCGCTGCGCGTGGCGCGCGAGCTGGTGATGTTCCTCAAGCGGCCCGGCGGACAGAGCCAGTTCAGTGCCCACCTGGCCGCACAGACCTCGGAACGCTCCGGCGTGCGCGACGTGCAGGACTACGTGCTGGCGCACCTCAGGGACGACCTGTCGGTGCCCGCGCTGGCGGCACGCGCCGGCATGAGCGAACGCAGCTTCGCGCGCATCTTCCGCAGCGAAGCCGGCACCACGCCGGCGGAGTTCGTCGAGAAGGCGCGCATCGATGCCGCGCGCCGCATGGCCGAGGAGTCCGACCTGCCCGCGAAGCGCCTGGCCGACGCGGTGGGCTATGCGAACGTCGATGCCTTTCGTCGCGCCTTCGGCCGGCGCCTGGGCGTGAGCCTGACGCAGTACCGAAAGCGTTTCGCGGGCTGA
- a CDS encoding SLAC1 anion channel family protein — MPSSSSASPSAVPPRGEASLRHLPVNLFASVMGLSGLTLAWRVAHTSLGLPAVVGEAVGALALGVFLLLAAAYLTKLVRHPEVVHAEFHHPVAGSFFGTIVIAVLLLSSVVAPYSEAAARILWTVGAAATVILSFIVVSRLLKGEVDASHAVPAWLIPGVATLDIAVTGGHMPMAWAAEMNLLASAVGAMLALVLFAMIVSRLVHRDRLPAAMTPSLMILVAPFAVGFLAYTNVVGGIDRFAALLFYFALFMFAVVAPKVFRRGIAFSPAWWAIGFPIAALANAALRYAELRGSLPLWVIAIALLGLLSLAMAVLTVRTLRIAFNGKLLA; from the coding sequence CTGCCCTCGTCGTCTTCCGCCTCCCCCTCGGCCGTGCCGCCGCGCGGCGAGGCGTCCCTGCGCCACCTGCCCGTCAACCTGTTTGCGTCGGTCATGGGCCTGTCGGGGCTCACGCTCGCCTGGCGCGTTGCGCACACGAGCCTGGGCCTGCCCGCGGTCGTCGGCGAGGCCGTCGGCGCGCTCGCACTGGGCGTTTTCCTGCTGCTCGCCGCGGCGTACCTGACGAAGCTGGTGCGGCACCCCGAGGTCGTGCATGCCGAGTTCCATCACCCGGTGGCCGGCAGCTTCTTCGGCACCATCGTGATCGCGGTCCTGCTGCTGTCGTCGGTCGTCGCGCCGTACAGCGAAGCCGCTGCGCGCATCCTCTGGACCGTGGGCGCGGCGGCCACCGTCATCCTCAGCTTCATCGTCGTCTCGCGCCTGCTCAAGGGCGAGGTCGATGCGTCGCATGCGGTGCCGGCCTGGCTCATTCCCGGTGTGGCGACGCTCGACATCGCCGTGACCGGCGGGCACATGCCGATGGCCTGGGCAGCTGAAATGAACCTGCTGGCCAGCGCCGTCGGCGCGATGCTGGCGCTCGTGCTGTTCGCGATGATCGTCAGCCGGCTGGTGCATCGCGACCGCCTGCCGGCCGCCATGACGCCCTCGCTGATGATCCTGGTGGCGCCCTTCGCCGTGGGCTTCCTCGCCTACACCAACGTGGTCGGCGGCATCGACCGCTTCGCGGCCCTGCTGTTCTATTTCGCGCTCTTCATGTTCGCCGTGGTGGCCCCGAAGGTGTTCCGGCGCGGCATCGCGTTTTCACCGGCGTGGTGGGCGATCGGCTTCCCGATCGCCGCACTGGCCAACGCCGCGCTGCGGTACGCGGAGCTGCGTGGCAGCCTGCCGCTGTGGGTGATCGCCATCGCGCTGCTGGGCCTGTTGAGCCTGGCCATGGCGGTCCTCACCGTGCGGACGCTGCGCATCGCTTTCAACGGCAAGCTGCTGGCCTGA
- a CDS encoding alkaline phosphatase D family protein: protein MTTRYIPPAPQPDTATDPREVANRRRRDFLDFLVKSSSSAVALAAVGSLAACGGGGSDSTPAPAPAPAPPAATPAAFAFGVASGDPLTDRVILWAHAKVPDSTADVALTWDVANDAAFKSIVRSGTVTATADASFTAKVDVTGLTAGASYFYRFRDATGATSTVGTTRTLPAADVASVKFAVFSCTLYSEGYFHAYDAAAQSDAQYALHLGDYIYEYGSDPKKYGNSSIPGNRVASPANDIVTMNDYRTRHALYKSDLKLQAAHARMPWITVWDDHETANNGYVNGAENHDPATQGDWVTRKNIAAKVYHEWMPIRTPDPANLLKIYRRFDFGSLFTLHMIDTRLEGRDRQYDNFGDADGGIARYLAGITPNASGIRPDASRQMMSAEQQNWLTAGMQASSATWQLLGNQTIMARMWLPGSVLSTVLASPATAPAAISAFLTAKATRAAAGPGALTPTQTALLDPATNPRLPYNLDSWDGYPAQREAILQTVKTQGKRLVTLSGDSHNAWFTQLTTLAGDKVGVEFAGTSVTSTGFESAGLGTLASSIDGSALVPQLGNAAIGAGLGLIDDVSYCDTTRRGYLVMTVTAAQVKGEYVYVSSVKETTYTVTVGRTITVAATAGGTAVPVIA from the coding sequence ATGACAACACGCTACATCCCGCCCGCACCGCAGCCCGATACCGCCACCGATCCGCGCGAGGTCGCCAACCGCCGCCGGCGCGACTTCCTCGACTTCCTGGTCAAGTCCTCGTCCAGCGCGGTCGCGCTCGCGGCGGTCGGCTCGCTCGCGGCCTGCGGCGGTGGCGGGAGCGACTCCACGCCCGCCCCGGCACCTGCACCGGCCCCGCCGGCTGCCACGCCCGCGGCCTTCGCCTTCGGTGTGGCCAGCGGCGACCCGCTGACCGACCGGGTGATCCTCTGGGCGCATGCCAAGGTGCCCGACAGCACGGCCGATGTCGCACTGACCTGGGACGTGGCGAACGATGCGGCCTTCAAGTCGATCGTGCGCAGCGGCACCGTCACCGCGACGGCCGACGCGTCTTTCACGGCGAAGGTCGACGTCACCGGGCTCACGGCCGGCGCCAGCTACTTCTACCGCTTCCGCGATGCGACCGGCGCCACCTCGACCGTCGGCACCACGCGCACGCTGCCGGCGGCCGATGTCGCATCGGTCAAGTTCGCCGTCTTCTCGTGCACGCTGTACTCGGAAGGCTACTTCCACGCCTACGACGCGGCCGCCCAGTCCGACGCGCAGTACGCGCTGCACCTGGGCGACTACATCTACGAGTACGGCTCCGACCCCAAGAAGTACGGCAACAGCAGCATCCCGGGCAACCGCGTCGCGAGCCCTGCCAACGACATCGTGACGATGAACGACTACCGCACGCGCCATGCGCTGTACAAGTCGGACCTGAAGCTGCAGGCCGCGCATGCCCGCATGCCGTGGATCACCGTGTGGGACGACCACGAGACCGCCAACAACGGCTACGTCAACGGCGCCGAGAACCACGACCCGGCGACGCAGGGCGACTGGGTCACACGCAAGAACATCGCGGCCAAGGTCTATCACGAATGGATGCCGATCCGCACGCCCGACCCGGCCAACCTGCTGAAGATCTACCGCCGCTTCGACTTCGGCAGCCTCTTCACGCTGCACATGATCGACACCCGCCTGGAGGGCCGCGACCGGCAGTACGACAACTTCGGCGACGCCGACGGCGGCATCGCGCGCTACCTAGCGGGCATCACGCCCAACGCCAGCGGCATCCGCCCCGACGCCTCGCGCCAGATGATGAGCGCCGAGCAGCAGAACTGGCTCACCGCCGGCATGCAGGCGTCGAGCGCGACCTGGCAACTGCTGGGCAATCAGACCATCATGGCCCGCATGTGGCTACCGGGCTCGGTGCTGTCGACCGTGCTGGCCAGCCCCGCCACCGCGCCCGCGGCCATCAGCGCTTTCCTGACTGCCAAGGCCACCCGCGCGGCCGCCGGACCGGGTGCGCTCACGCCCACGCAGACCGCGCTGCTCGACCCCGCGACCAACCCGCGCCTGCCCTACAACCTCGATTCGTGGGATGGCTACCCGGCCCAGCGCGAAGCGATCCTGCAGACCGTCAAGACGCAGGGCAAGCGCCTGGTGACGCTCTCGGGCGACTCGCACAACGCGTGGTTCACCCAGCTCACCACGCTGGCCGGCGACAAGGTCGGCGTCGAGTTCGCGGGCACCTCGGTGACCTCGACCGGCTTCGAGAGCGCCGGCCTCGGCACGCTGGCCAGTTCCATCGACGGCAGCGCGCTGGTGCCCCAACTCGGCAATGCGGCCATCGGCGCCGGGCTTGGTCTGATCGACGACGTGAGCTACTGCGACACCACGCGCCGCGGCTACCTGGTGATGACCGTCACGGCGGCGCAGGTGAAGGGCGAGTACGTGTACGTGAGCAGCGTGAAGGAGACGACGTACACCGTGACGGTGGGGCGCACCATCACCGTCGCGGCCACTGCCGGCGGCACGGCGGTGCCGGTGATTGCCTGA